Genomic window (Paenibacillus sp. PK3_47):
CATAACATCCTCACCGGACACGATTTGCTGTGCGGTCCATTTCACGTTGTCCCCGCTCCAGAATGGATCTGCCGGCAGCAGCCCGAGTGGAAGAAACACCGATGCGCATAAATACAGGCTCCCTGTATTGATGTAACCCTCCGCCAGCTCCGGCTGGTAGCCATAAACGCCCGGGCACAGCCAGCCGTTCCCATCCAGATTTCCCGGGAAATCCATGATCCGCTTGATAACAGCCGTCAAGGCGCAGCGCACCTGGGCAGGCTGCAGGGATTCATCCAGGAAATGCTGGAGTGCCGCCTGCGAGAGCAGCTGGAATGCACCGAACCGGTAGACGATGGAACGTCCAAGGAACGGATACGTGCCGTCCGGTGCGATCATCCGCTCCAGCACGGCGGAATACCGCTGTGCCCGCTGCATAATCAGCGGCTTCAAAGATGGATAAGGCGCCGCATCCTGCTCGAACAGCGTTATCACATCGACAAGCATCGGCTGGATGACAAAGCTGTTGTAATAGTCCCAGTGAAAATCCTTCCCGTCCCCGTACACGCCGTCGCCTTTGTACCAGTCCATGAACATATGGACTGCATAGCCTACACGCATCCGGTCATATTCCGGATCGCCGAGGATGTATAGCGCTGCTTCCACCATTGCGCTGAACAGCAGCCAGTTACTGCCGCTGGTGGCGGTGCGGCGGGTCTTTTTTAGAGCGGCGATGACATTGGCTTTGACGCGTTTATCCAGCCGGGAGGCAAGCCGTTTAGGTGCACGCACCAAAGCATGAGCAAGAAAAGCAGCATCTACCAGCGGCTGCCCCTCCACCTCAAAATTCATATAGTCTGCAGACTCCGGGTCCGTAGCCGCATCAAGCGCTTCCAACATTAGCTTTGCATAATACTCTCTAAGCTGTTCTTCCTCACCTTCAAGGCCTTCCAGCTCCAGCCATGGCGCCATGCCGCAGGCCAGCCTTGCAAATGCTTCAAGCGGCGCGAAAGTGCTCCGGTCACTGTGGAACTCCATCGGCAGCGTGTTCTTCAAGGTTCTTTGCCTTAATGCTTCAAGCACCGGGGTGCCGATCAGCAGCATCGTATCCAGCCAATATTTACGCTGTTCCTTACCGTTCATGTCCTATTCCTCCATGGCTTCGCTTTTCAGGATTGT
Coding sequences:
- a CDS encoding DUF2264 domain-containing protein; this translates as MNGKEQRKYWLDTMLLIGTPVLEALRQRTLKNTLPMEFHSDRSTFAPLEAFARLACGMAPWLELEGLEGEEEQLREYYAKLMLEALDAATDPESADYMNFEVEGQPLVDAAFLAHALVRAPKRLASRLDKRVKANVIAALKKTRRTATSGSNWLLFSAMVEAALYILGDPEYDRMRVGYAVHMFMDWYKGDGVYGDGKDFHWDYYNSFVIQPMLVDVITLFEQDAAPYPSLKPLIMQRAQRYSAVLERMIAPDGTYPFLGRSIVYRFGAFQLLSQAALQHFLDESLQPAQVRCALTAVIKRIMDFPGNLDGNGWLCPGVYGYQPELAEGYINTGSLYLCASVFLPLGLLPADPFWSGDNVKWTAQQIVSGEDVMRDHAL